The Amblyomma americanum isolate KBUSLIRL-KWMA chromosome 6, ASM5285725v1, whole genome shotgun sequence genome has a window encoding:
- the LOC144095601 gene encoding uncharacterized protein LOC144095601, with protein sequence MAAFKKTADPTASFCFFTRRLESRFYLVVQSERITIIEASEGHGPPERNLHETLGPKIDQDNLSRGDERGASASCRQDTRSPTDPTPVPSPQPSQQHTPEPPLQPSTRATPSLLGKRRRDDGANKVLRQMLYESHRLDSLTDARNRQDAAFQQSMLEAIWEVTDAVQASNGQQELLIQNVNLLTLILQKQLEPPAPH encoded by the exons atggcggccttcaagaaaacagctgatcctACGGCTAGTTTctgcttttttacgcgtcgtctggaatcaaggttctatttggttgtccaaagtgagcggataacaattatcgaagccagtgaaggtcacgggcctccagaaaggaacctgcacgaaacgttgggcccgaaaatcgaccaagacaacttgag cagaggagatgaacggggagcctcagcaagttgtcgacaagacacacggagccccacagacc ctacaccggtgccctcgccgcagccctcacagcagcacacaccagagcccccactgcagccctcaacgcgtgccacgcctagccttcttgggaagcgacggcgagacgatggggccaataaggtgctgcgccagatgctgtatgaatcgcatcgtttggattcccttactgacgcccggaaccgccaggacgctgcttttcagcaaagcatgctggag gccatatgggaggtgacagatgctgtgcaggcgtcaaatggtcagcaagagctgctcatccagaatgtgaacctactgacgctaatcttacaaaagcagcttgagccacctgcaccacattga